A genomic window from Silene latifolia isolate original U9 population chromosome 11, ASM4854445v1, whole genome shotgun sequence includes:
- the LOC141612551 gene encoding putative disease resistance protein RGA1 produces MAEIGISLAEKLIEMVGSEAIRQIRSLRGYESELDHLKETIITIRKVLLDAESKGQLSHEAQHYIQKLQDALYDADDLFDEVCTRAELKQHNKDAKLSEKVSNFFSSTIKTPSVLISMSREVKKIRKKLDGIASNHNTFGFSVDSQPIRERREDTCSYVYSDEVIVGREGDINKVIHRLLDSSLQDRVTFLSIVGIGGLGKTTLAQLVFNDDRVKAAFPLRLWTCVSDENAEDFKVKNILAKILGSASDNKHDGLTMDLVHRKLLGFLGGKKYLIVLDDVWNEDLEKWLSFKKFLMSGGEGSRVLVTTRSERTAMVVGERHRYKLKGLSPENSWHLFEITAFGEKDRQDVNYAELITYGKKIVEQCSSVPLAIKVVGTLLYGQNESKWRLFQECGLAKLKDGNNKIMSILKLSYDNLESALKTCFTYCALFPKDFRINKKKLIRLWMAQGYIVPLDVGQSLEDAGEEYISILLRRCFFQDVEKNKIGGVKSFKIHDLIHDVAQKVAGKGVVAVSSIQTIFGDEAHHLFHIGSKCKGNIFSKCRIRSYVRDGYEINFPVAELVENWKFLRTLDLHDLDIEALPNSIGKLMHLRYLDLSDNRRLMTLPDSVTKLYNLRTLDLKRCECLKELPKGLAKLANLRHLDISWCNLRHMPSGLDKMNCLCVLTNFVVGRACSIGELENILALKNLRGSFSIKITHEFMGIMEYRGGYLKSMSYLEALKIYMEGGGNHETLLEKFEPPPSIKELKLWSYNGAKFPSRWWGAGKVNTWANFLPNLVHFKLYNFYSLVHLPSLSKLPHLKSLLLHSLYKLEYIEDSTHTGSSSEVFFPSLEELKLLGMGELRGWWRGEDIDCNNHVHPCFSRLSKLEIDSCQKLTSFPACISLETLKLQAVNNELWITNFGQENHSIKLRVVEVDNLDYLKVLTTEGLISICISQNDDIESMSQLAESLKGCRSLRSLTIMFCNRLRSLEGVGWEHLTALDSLHLMFLSKLTFSVSTKEKDGGNDGDDADNDDDNGDSDDDGMPWRFIGGSLRTLTLSVLVMKTIPKGIRHLTSLENLTIDRLVQLTSLPEWLSCLSSLRSLRIYGCKELQLNVGILRDLTSLQLLVVRECPLVTERFRNPDEEDWAKLRHIPCVDIRPGYIQF; encoded by the coding sequence ATGGCTGAAATCGGGATCAGTCTCGCAGAAAAACTGATTGAAATGGTAGGGTCTGAGGCCATCAGACAGATTCGCTCATTAAGGGGCTATGAATCTGAGCTTGATCACCTCAAAGAGACCATCATCACTATCAGGAAAGTCCTCCTTGATGCCGAATCTAAGGGCCAACTTTCCCATGAAGCGCAACACTATATTCAAAAGCTCCAGGATGCTCTTTATGATGCTGATGATTTGTTTGATGAGGTTTGTACTCGAGCCGAACTTAAGCAGCACAACAAGGATGCTAAACTCTCTGAAAAAGTAAGCAACTTCTTTTCATCTACGATAAAAACCCCTAGTGTCTTGATTTCTATGTCCCGAGAGGTTAAGAAAATTAGGAAGAAACTCGATGGTATTGCTAGTAATCATAACACATTTGGGTTTAGTGTTGACTCCCAGCCTATTAGAGAGAGAAGGGAGGACACCTGTTCTTATGTGTATTCGGATGAGGTTATTGTCGGGAGAGAAGGCGATATTAATAAGGTTATCCATAGGCTTTTAGATTCTAGTCTGCAAGATAGAGTGACTTTCCTCTCTATAGTGGGAATTGGCGGGCTAGGGAAAACTACGCTTGCCCAACTTGTGTTTAATGATGATAGAGTTAAAGCTGCATTTCCCTTGAGGTTATGGACATGTGTGTCTGATGAAAATGCAGAGGACTTTAAAGTGAAAAATATTCTTGCTAAGATTTTAGGATCGGCTTCTGATAACAAACATGATGGTTTAACGATGGATTTGGTACATAGGAAACTTCTTGGTTTTCTTGGAGGGAAAAAGTACTTGATAGTTCTAGATGATGTATGGAATGAAGATCTTGAGAAGTGGCTTAGTTTCAAAAAATTCTTAATGAGTGGTGGAGAAGGAAGTAGGGTTTTGGTAACCACACGTTCTGAAAGGACTGCAATGGTGGTTGGTGAGAGACATAGATATAAGCTAAAAGGATTGTCTCCTGAAAATTCATGGCATTTATTTGAGATAACAGCATTTGGGGAAAAAGATAGACAAGATGTGAATTATGCTGAATTAATTACATATGGCAAGAAGATTGTTGAACAATGCTCTAGTGTTCCACTCGCTATTAAAGTCGTGGGAACACTTCTATATGGTCAGAATGAAAGTAAatggagattatttcaagaatgCGGATTAGCCAAGCTTAAAGATGGAAATAATAAGATTATGTCCATACTGAAACTTAGCTATGATAACCTTGAATCGGCACTGAAGACTTGCTTTACCTATTGTGCATTGTTCCCCAAGGATTTCAGAATAAACAAGAAAAAGTTGATTAGGCTTTGGATGGCACAAGGATACATAGTTCCATTGGATGTGGGTCAAAGCCTGGAAGATGCTGGGGAGGAGTACATTTCAATTTTACTACGAAGATGTTTTTTTCAAGATGTAGAGAAGAATAAAATTGGAGGTGTTAAATCATTTAAAATCCATGACTTGATTCACGATGTTGCTCAAAAGGTAGCAGGAAAGGGTGTTGTGGCAGTGAGTTCTATCCAAACCATTTTTGGAGATGAAGCTCATCACTTATTTCACATAGGAAGTAAATGTAAAGGAAATATTTTCTCGAAGTGTAGGATCCGCTCGTATGTTCGAGATGGGTATGAGATCAACTTTCCGGTAGCTGAACTGGTAGAAAATTGGAAGTTTCTTAGGACATTAGATCTGCATGACCTAGACATTGAGGCTTTACCAAATTCAATTGGTAAACTAATGCATCTAAGGTATCTTGATCTATCTGACAATAGGCGTCTAATGACGCTTCCTGATTCAGTTACAAAATTGTATAATCTGCGAACCTTAGATCTGAAAAGGTGCGAATGTTTAAAAGAGCTGCCAAAGGGTTTGGCCAAGTTGGCAAATCTGAGGCACTTGGACATATCTTGGTGTAATTTGAGACACATGCCTTCAGGTCTAGACAAAATGAATTGCCTGTGTGTTCTTACCAATTTTGTGGTGGGCAGAGCATGTTCCATTGGGGAGCTTGAAAATATACTAGCATTGAAAAACCTAAGAGGAAGCTTTAGTATTAAAATCACGCATGAGTTCATGGGTATTATGGAATATAGGGGAGGATATCTGAAAAGCATGAGCTACCTGGAGGCACTAAAGATATATATGGAAGGTGGTGGAAACCATGAAACTTTGCTAGAAAAATTCGAGCCACCTCCTTCTATAAAGGAACTCAAATTGTGGTCTTACAATGGAGCTAAATTCCCATCAAGGTGGTGGGGAGCGGGAAAAGTAAATACTTGGGCAAACTTTCTTCCCAATCTTGTCCACTTTAAGCTTTACAATTTTTACAGCTTGGTTCATTTGCCGTCATTGAGCAAACTACCCCATCTCAAGTCACTATTACTACATTCTTTGTATAAATTGGAGTACATAGAGGATTCAACTCATACTGGCAGTAGTAGTGAAGTGTTTTTTCCATCCCTCGAGGAACTTAAACTTTTGGGGATGGGTGAGTTGAGAGGATGGTGGAGAGGGGAAGATATAGACTGCAACAATCATGTACATCCTTGCTTTTCCCGGCTCTCTAAGTTGGAAATTGATTCGTGTCAAAAACTGACATCATTTCCTGCTTGTATAAGCCTAGAAACGCTGAAATTGCAGGCTGTGAACAACGAATTATGGATCACGAATTTTGGTCAGGAGAACCATTCGATCAAATTAAGGGTGGTGGAAGTAGACAACCTTGATTACTTGAAAGTGTTGACCACGGAAGGTCTAATTAGCATTTGTATATCTCAAAATGATGACATAGAGAGTATGTCACAACTTGCGGAGTCATTGAAGGGCTGTCGTTCCCTACGGAGCCTGACAATTATGTTTTGTAATAGGTTGAGGTCTCTCGAAGGAGTAGGGTGGGAGCATCTAACAGCTTTGGATTCGCTACATTTAATGTTTCTCAGCAAGTTGACATTCTCGGTTTCAACAAAAGAAAAAGATGGTGGCAATGATGGTGATGATGCTGACAATGATGATGACAATGGTgacagtgatgatgatgggatgccATGGAGATTCATTGGGGGGAGTCTCCGAACCTTGACATTATCAGTTCTTGTTATGAAGACCATCCCTAAAGGAATCAGACATTTGACTTCCCTTGAAAACTTAACAATTGACCGGTTAGTTCAACTTACATCCCTCCCCGAATGGTTAAGTTGCTTGTCTTCTCTCCGATCCCTGCGCATTTATGGCTGTAAGGAACTCCAGTTAAATGTAGGCATATTGCGGGATCTTACCTCCTTACAACTGCTGGTGGTGAGGGAATGTCCGTTGGTAACTGAAAGATTCCGAAATCCAGATGAGGAGGACTGGGCCAAGCTCCGACATATACCCTGTGTTGACATCAGGCCAGGTTATATTCAGTTTTGA